GACCTACCAGGCCGTGCAGGCCCCACGTGACAAGACCCCGATCCGGCTGATCGAGAAGATCCCGCCGCCGCCGACACCGCCGGTTCCGGTCCCGCCGAAAGAGATCGTCCAGGTGGTGCCGAAACCGCGGACGCAGCCAGTGGTACCGCCACTGCCCGCACCCACCGCGACCGTGGAAGAGACCCAGGGCATCGCGTTGCCGGCCGCCGAACCGGCTCCGCCGCAGCTGGCGCCCAGCATCGACACCTCAACCCCATTGGCTGGCGCCCAGCTGCAGTACCGCAGCGCCCCGCCGCCGACCTACCCGATCCAGTCCCTGCGCAACCACGAACAAGGCACGGTGCTGTTGCGGGTGGAAGTGGACATCCACGGCCAACCGGTCGCCGTCAGCATCGAGCGCAGCAGCGGCTCGCGCAACCTGGATCAGGCCGCCCGCCAGCAGGTGCTCAAGCACTGGCGATTCGAGCCCGCCCAGCGTGACGGCGTAGCGGTTCCGGCCATCGGCATGGTGCCGGTGCAGTTCTCGCTGCCGGAATGATGGAACCGCCGGCCCGGCCACACGCCGGGTCGGCCCCTGTCCGGGGACGACGGACAGATCAGGATCAAGCGTTACCGATTAAGCAAAATTTCACGACTTCGTCACCTGCTGGAAACCTAGATTGGCGCGTCCCGGTATCGATCCGGCGACAGCCCTCAACGCTACGGTTTTCCAGTTAGGAGAGAAGCTGTGAAACACCCGATCCAACGGCCCGCCAGCCGCCGCCGCAGCACCCTGGCATCGTCCATCACCCACATCCTCACCGGCGGCGCCCTGCTGCTGGCCGGCGCCGTCGCTTCCTCCTCCGCCTTCGCGCAGGAAAAGGCCACCAACCTCGACCGCATCACGGTCACCGGCTCCAACATTCCGCGCACCAACACCGAGACGCCGTCGCCGG
The sequence above is a segment of the Stenotrophomonas maltophilia genome. Coding sequences within it:
- a CDS encoding energy transducer TonB, producing MVRTYPVASPHFDPARVAAWSAAIALHLLAFLLLLIPATYQAVQAPRDKTPIRLIEKIPPPPTPPVPVPPKEIVQVVPKPRTQPVVPPLPAPTATVEETQGIALPAAEPAPPQLAPSIDTSTPLAGAQLQYRSAPPPTYPIQSLRNHEQGTVLLRVEVDIHGQPVAVSIERSSGSRNLDQAARQQVLKHWRFEPAQRDGVAVPAIGMVPVQFSLPE